Proteins encoded by one window of Paroedura picta isolate Pp20150507F chromosome 9, Ppicta_v3.0, whole genome shotgun sequence:
- the NRSN1 gene encoding neurensin-1 — protein sequence MSAYADICASNEAQPGTTENNYQRYGVRSYLHQFYEDCTASIWEHEDDFQIQRSPSRWSSAFWKVGLISGTVFMLIGIIVLIVGFLVPPRIEALGVESFVVVDTHAVQFNQALDVCKLAGAVLFCIGGTAMAACLLMSAFAKSYSKEEKYLQQKFKERIADMKAHMPPVTKAPAPGESKIPVTLSKIQNVQPLSET from the exons ATGAGTGCTTATGCTGACATCTGTGCATCCAATGAGGCACAACCAGGTACCACAGAGAACAACTACCAGCGCTATGGAGTTCGCTCTTACCTGCACCAGTTTTATGAGGACTGCACAGCATCCATTTGGGAGCACGAGGATGATTTTCAGATCCAGAGATCACCCAGCCGGTGGAGCTCTGCATTCTGGAAG gtCGGACTCATCTCCGGGACAGTGTTTATGCTGATAGGGATCATTGTTCTCATAGTAGGTTTTCTGGTGCCCCCCAGAATTGAAGCCCTGGGTGTGGAAAGTTTTGTAGTGGTGGATACACATGCCGTTCAGTTTAACCAAGCCCTTGACGTGTGTAAGTTGGCAGGAGCAGTTTTGTTTTGCATTGGAGGGACCGCCATGGCAGCGTGCCTGTTGATGTCGGCATTTGCCAAAAGCTACTCCAAAGAAGAAAAGTACCTACAACAGAAATTTAAAGAGCGAATAGCAGACATGAAAGCCCACATGCCCCCAGTCACAAAAGCCCCAGCGCCTGGAGAATCCAAGATACCTGTCACTCTGTCCAAAATTCAAAATGTCCAGCCATTATCTGAAACCTGa